Genomic DNA from Nymphalis io chromosome 5, ilAglIoxx1.1, whole genome shotgun sequence:
TTCAAATAAGTAAAAgcaaattagaaaataaaaaacaatcagCCCCTTTTTTGAGCACCTAGGATATGATGTGGCGTAGTGCTTGCTCTTttatcgttaaaaatataaaatcgtgATTCActctgttttaatttatttatcaaataaatgtgCAATTTATTTGCAACAGGACACGCACATTTTgagccatttttttattttatagacatGCGGACGAACAACTGGGACACttgataataagtggtcaccaccgcacatagacattagtgatgtaagaaataataaatattccttacattgccaatgcgccaccaaccatgggaactgaGATTgtacctatagttacactgactcactcatcatTTAAACCGGAaaccaacaatactaagtattgctgcttagcggcagaatggtgggtaccacccactcatcagacattcatCAGACACCAAAGGCCTGCACGaaggcctgcacaaagccctactactaggtaattacaaaattatacatcAAGAACTATAAACCCCTTCTTTCAATGACAATATGTCAGTTGTGGGATCTAAGAGTTAATAAAGTTCATGTAATAACAGCAGCCTCACTATCTCATAAAATTAGAAAACAGcaatagaaataaatgttaatgttcAGAGGTAGAATAGTTCATTTACATACCCAGATGGGCACAAagctatataatttttagtgaCGTAAATAAGTAACATTCAGAGAATAATATAAGACGCTTGTCttctatttactataaaaaatagtaaacttTCTTTGACATAATTAGTAATATtgcaaaaactttaattaaaaatataacacctcgTTATATTGCCTCTACCGATGACAGGAGAGTGCTTTTACTCATTTCTTACACTCGTGTAAAACTAATTATACttcaaataatcttataatactactggtggtagggctttgtgcaagctcgtctgggtgggtaccacccactcatcagatattctaccgcaaaaaagcagtacttgatatttttgtgttccagttcgaagggtgagtgagccagtgtaattacaggtacaagggacataaaatcttagttcctaaggttggtggcgaattggctatgtaaggaatgcttgacatttcttacaatgccaatgtctaagggcgttggtgaccacttaccatcaggtggcctataagctcgtccaccttcctattctataaaaaaaaaaaactgatgatatgaatttaattaaacgttataacaataattttatcgatatttatgaatataatataaacttatgtatttaatattcaataattattacctttgtaatattaatatgtatgtataacgcCTAATTAATTTAAGAGGTCCGTATAAAGCAAGAAATCCATTCAAGTTcaagttttataatttcattttttattaaagtggaACCTTGGGATTTTTTTTGGGATGGATTGGAATTGTAcaattcatttttttctttataaaaatgtgtgCAAATGTGACATGTAATGTAACATGACAACTTAGTAAGGTTGTCCTGCTACTGTGGTCTTCTAAAAAGATATCTACTAAATTATcagaaaacattattttgtaattgcaaATTAAATCACTACGGAACTGTGAAGTGTGCTCGTTTTTTAGCCAATTTATTTGTACAgtcatgattaaaatattttattaaaataagactaTAAAAGTACAAAAAGAAAGTAAAAGTATTCAATACCACTTTGACACTAAAATGCAGTTTTAGCCAGTTGACCTTACTGTATCATAAGAAATGTTTACTATATAAgcacattttaaaaacagtaataCATCACTTGTGTTctagaaataaagaaatatgttcTCCAAAGTaagaattgtaaaaataatacttcaGTCAATAATGATCAAATCAATTTTTACGttagttaatttaaagtaatcgTTTCTTATGTTATAGATATTAGCTTTGAGTGCTGTGTTGGCGGTGGCTGCGGCTGGTCTCCTGCCCCAAGCTCAACATTCTTCAGCTGCTGCTGTTTCGTCACAAAGTATAGTGCGTCACGACGAAAACCACGCTGCTGCAGCTGCCCCGGTTGCCTACCACGCTGCACCTATTGCATACCACACTGCTCCTGTTGCCTATCATACATCTCCAGTGCACTACTCTTCTGCAGCAGCTGTATCTTCACAAAGTATCCAGCGTCATGATCAACCTCACGCTGTCGCCGTTGCTCCGGTTGCACATTACGCTGCCCCCGTATCCCATTACGCGGCACCCATTGGCCACTACGCTGCTGCACCCGTTGCCCACTACGCTGCTGCACCCGTTGCCCACTACGCTGCTGCACCCGTTGCCCACTACGCTGCTACACCCGTAGCCCACTATGCTGCTCCCGCACACAGACTTGTGTCCGCCCATGAAGAGGAATACGCTCACCCTAAATACGACTTCTCATACTCCGTAGCCGACGGTCATACTGGCGACAACAAGTCTCAACACGAGAGCCGCGACGGTGACGCCGTGCACGGCGAATACTCTCTGCTCGAAGCTGATGGCTCTGTGCGCACAGTCCATTATACCGCTGATGCACACAATGGTTTCAACGCCGTGGTCAGCAACTCCGCACCTTCCAGACACGCTGCGCCTGCTCAAGGACATATCCTCGCTCATCATTGATTAAATGTAATGTACTAAGtcattagatatttattatgtcGCCTGAATATAAGTTAACtattaatgacaaaaaataaatcaaacgtattaaatacttttgttttaataatcggatagtataataatattagttaaaactACAAACATTTGTTATACTGATTTTAACAAAGTAGAAAACCGCTAATATTTATTAGCTAGTAACAGgtataatatctaaattattacCAAAGAGACAACTcagatataaacaaaaattccGAGGAGGTAGCCTTCTCATAAGTTCATAAGTTTCTTTTCCAACTCACCAGAACTGTTTCAAATACTATTTTGAAAACGTTATACATACAATCGCATGTCAGctaaaattagtttataattcttataataatttgtacttGCTGAACGAAACGTTCACTGCatactataataatgtttaaaaagaaCATGTACGCCCTTTTATATGACACACAACATACACAAAATCGGAATTTTGTTCcgttttactttcccgatttgcttcaagtggattaatacagttttatcacttaccctgaAGCCTGCagatctctgaagtgctttgtgatggatccgcttccacaatagcctttaattcttcattttccactttggtcgctggccgtccacggggttggttctgaaggtcgaaatttccagaacgaaaacgttgaaaccaaaaatgtaccgtgctttcttttgcgacaccagcgtcgtacacatcattaatccttcgagctgtttctgcagcactggtgccacggtagaactcgaaaaatatacaatatttcatgttttccattgtgcagtAATAAgggaaaaaacaaatgagtgactgttttcaaaactcaaatgtaccagctcaatgaattaattaatttgaatttggaattcttaaccgaagaggagatatttcagatcaaagtggtcagtacgacaaaacgctaattttatttgtaaggaCCTTGTTTACGCTCAAGAAATGAAATTTCTTTAGTGAAACTCATTACTTGCAATttagtataagtttttatttcgtaCAACATACAggtaacaatataaaacaataaaaatgtacaatgtcgccatacgtaattaattataataatttaaactttttgtaCTGGCAATAactataagttaataaaatgttaattttattgataaaaaatttttttcgttATCTGGGCATGATGCGTGAACAgacctaatataatttaactcttctatattatatgtatgtatgtctagTGTAAAACAGCTCGTAGTATATTTTATGTGATTACAATGTCAATTTTGAATCAATCGTCGGAAGGaatgacatatataataaatgatatatatattcctcctcatcgatttcgatgacggcgaccctagaaattaattgttatttctagcatgagctctaatgtggctcgctagaccaaatttggttttaaaaaccctACGATCATGTTACCGTACGAGATTTGAAAGAAGCTTACCTTAAATCTTGCTTCGTCCTCCTCCTCCGAAAAAATTGATTATGGGATGATTGTTGCCTCGTAATCTGATTATAGGTTGTTCAAAACTATAAAGCTACCCTAAGCAAGGGTTTTTGATGTGAAATTGCTATTAGCGCGACTTAGAGGTAAGATTGGCTCCTATGCTGTGACCGCAAAcagcatgacgctctcttatgccgcAGCTTCCTACTACCAAGTGTGTGTTAAAGTGTGCGTTGTGCCTATACTAATTATGTTATAGATAATTAGTATAGGCACAACGCACACTTTAACAcacattatattgatatataataatatttatcaatttaattaataaaataaatatttatttattttattaattaaactgtacgatttttttattttactccatattcattttaaaaaaccaTAAATTTTGATGGTCTTCTCTAAATATTCTGTAATGGCCATACttgtttttcaataaaaccGTTAATTcgcatatgaaatatataattttaaataaactttctaTAATAACTTcacaaagtaataaatttaagcatATAATAGCACATTATTTAGGCACAGGAAACTGCGTTACATCCAACAATTTAATCTTTCCTGGCTGCCATTAGTAGATATTTCACTTCCTTAATACGTAACTAACTCAGTAAAAGCATCCGTTAatgtatcattaattaaaaataatgtttcaaatatatatactgattACTAGctaggtttttaattaaataatgaatacattgtttgatttaaaaatatttgattaaaattattagtattaatcctgaggtaatttttaaaaagaatgacGTCAAGATAGCCCTTCGCCACAATTATCATTTTCATCAGGATGGTCGCTCAAACTTACAAATAATGTAGTAGTAATAGTATAAAAATCGCCAATTGATTGTCAATATATCCTTCTATTCAGTGATTTTAAAAAGAGCTCCGTAAGTTTCGAAAGCCCGagcattgttttaataaatttcttatttattaaaacaacgtAATTAGTTACGATTGACTTAgtttgacattttattatacaattatttaaccTTGACGAATAATTATTTGACGGTGAAATTTAGCGGTTGTTATAGTCCGGGCAAGTTGTCACggcgatatatgtatataatcttatttataataccttttaaaactaaataatacatGTAATACCATTAATAACTACATGTtacgattttaaataataatcataatatccttggacattgttcacacacggccgcctgatcccaaattaagagcttgtactatgggaaccagacaactgatatactacatatgctacttttctttagtaaacacatgcttatatagataattacacccagactcaggacaaacagacatgttcatgcactcaaatgtctgtcctgggtggaaatcgaacccacaaccttcggcgtgataggcaagtatctaccaaccacgccaatcggcttgttaaatacatattaatatataaaaataattaagaatggAAAAAAGTACAATCACTTATAACAACACTTGTATCCAGTTTACCCAGTTGACCTTACCATgaccaaaataaaattactatataagtGATTTCTTTAAAGGGAAGTTATAAGTCGTGTtcaataaatcaaacaaaatgtTCTCCAAAGTAAGcgttaattacatattatttctaaatagttGTAATgctatatgatataaatttttttatgtaaaaaactgtttattaaattctataaaataaagaaataataattttagatatattataacaatgtgTGTTCTAATTTACAGATTTTCACTTTGAGCGCTGTATTGGCAGTGACTACGGCTGGTCTTTTGCCCCAATCTCATTACTCTTCTGCAGCTGCAGTTTCATCCCAGAACATTTTGCACCATGATCAGCATAGTGTAGCTGCTGCTCCTATCGCCTATCATGCCACTCCTGTAGCCTACCAGGCTTCTCCAGTACACTACTCTTCCGCCGCAGCAGTGTCTTCACAAAGCATTCAACGCCATGATCAACCATTTGCCGCTGTTTCTCACTACGCTGCTACTCCTGTGGCCCACTACGCTACTGCACCCGTTGCTCACTACGCCCCTGCACCTGTAGCCCACTATGCTGCTCCCGCACACACACTCGTGTCCGCTCATGAAGAGGAATACGCTCATCCTAATTACGACTTCTCATACTCCGTAGCCGACGGTCACACTGGCGACAACAAGTCTCAGCACGAGAGCCGCGACGGTGACGCCGTGCACGGCGAGTACTCTCTGCTCGAAGCTGATGGCTCTGTGCGTACAGTCCAATATACCGCTGATGCACACAATGGATTCAACGCAGTGGTCAGCAACTCCATTCCCGCCAAACACGCCACTCTTGCCCCAGCACATATTCTCGCTCATCATTAAATAAGTCAACCTACGAATTTTATTAGTTACCAATTCAGTTATTTCTGTGTCTtgtcaaaataattgtaaatatttatttaaatcgatttaGAATATAAGAAAAGAATATAAAGGAACAAGACTTTCATttgcctttatttttattagtacaatagatagaaaaataaataacttcacAAGAAGATTGACAATAGTAGTGTGGTACTGAGttcatagaatataaaatttgtaattacacAAATTACAATACGCAAATACAAagcatgaaattaatataatgccTACGTTATacagtacataaataatatagtgtattctaaaaagttaaacaaataaatttaaattatacaaatatataatttggatTGAATTCGACATTGAATCATATTTTAACGATAGccagtattaatttattagttattagtctttgttttatacttaaaaaatcaatttttgaggatgttaaattaatcttaatatcTAATATAAGTTGGACTGTTCGTTGCAACATTGCCGATGGGAAATATCATCAAGCTCATCATCATAAAGTCGTATAAAgtgtactttattcaagtaggttttTATAAGAACTTTGGTCTCTTTAGAGTCGTCCTTTTAAGAGATTAGTTAAACGTAAAGCTACCTCTGCCTATtggaaatgttaataaaataaccaaTACGAAAGTcagttatttttcatttatcaagaaattaattatttacaattaaattatctgTGTGTATCTTGcacgtaataaaatatcatacacatcggtaaaatatttattaacctaTTTTTAACACGTActctaacatatatatattttaccgaataattaatatcatataagAGCATGATGACTAAGTATGTTTTTCCGTCCCTATTtttcgtatttaattaaaaataataataaacgcaaCACAGGAACGGCGGTGCAAGCGCTAATTCGCGCGGCTTGGTTTTCAAGCCACGGGTTGTCAGCCAAGTTGCGATTGCGGCGCGTCTTTTATAGACTGAGTAggataaattatgtataacaaCGTTGTCTCGACAAAATCCTAATAaggaaaagtaaaatataattaaaaacgaaaccgtaacagcctgtgaatgtcccactgctgggctaaaggcctcctctcctctttttgaggagaaggtttggagcttattccaccacgctgctccaatgcgggttggtagaattcacatgtggcaaaatttcagtgaaattagacacatgcaagtttcctcacgatgttttccttcaccgtgaagcacgagatgaattataatcacaaattaagcacacgaaaattcagtggtgcctgcccgggtttgaacccacgatcatcggttaagattcacgcgttcttaccaccgggccatctcggctttgctTTACcattaaaaacgaaaataaattgaaaattaacaatatgacataaaaatttaagttgaaaatttaattttttgaattaacTTATGGAGAATTTTTATAACCATTATTTAGCGGCAAGTACGACTAATCGAATTTAATTTCTAGAATATTTCTTTGCCCGTCGTGTCGCAAGCGCTCGTGTGATTCGCGCAGCAATTAGTAGTTCGCGCCGAGGGTCGCCATTGCCCGTGGCATGCTTGGTACATTTCCAAACATAGGTTTCATTTGCAAGATATCGTTCGAAACGCGTAAATATTCTGTATCGTTTCCCGTGGTCAGGTCACAAAAGTAAGTTCATAGATTATAGAATTagcttaaacttaaaaaaacaatccAGATATGAAGATCAAGTTGAAAAAGATGTGGCGATTCACTAAAATGGAAATGGTATTTTGCATATGAGAGATATATGAGACAAAGACAGAAATTAAAGTCAATCTTTCTTTAAGCACTTTATGTTCTTGCAAAATGtagatatacttattttattttataattacataattataatatttttttttattatgaattatatatttttttattataattatattttatatcttatttcaaataataatatattacaaactcATTTACATTTGCCTTATGTAGCACATCGAGACGGAATTaactataatagaaaatatttacattttacgcattcattatttttaacttgtatataatatgtttttatcgaATATGTTAAGAGGTAAAACGCATTGAGCTAAAATTAAGAAAGAGCGAAGCCTGTTCCTGTTGACTCGTTGATAGAACATGTGTATGTTAAGAGAATATCAAAGATTATAAGCTTGGCAAACGCCACTGAgtgttttgtgtttaatttctgttcataattcatctcttgctcggCGGTAAATTGTgaggagacctgcatgtgtcatatgatgatgatgatgaatgtgtcatatttgtatatactaatCCTCACGGAGCAAAGCTCTAAAGTCCGtgtcttctcctcaaaaggagaggaacCCTTCGCCTAGTatattcaaaggctgttacttttttaatctatacaCAAAGTTCTGGAtaacaacaaaatttataatgtcaattaaatttatttttttcaatttcgtactattttataataaatctacttaaaagtaaataatttttgaccTTCTAAAGGgtgttgtaaatttttttgaaCAGAAAGCGAAAGTTCTGTTCCATATTTTCATGACATCACTAGGACCCAGTTATATCTTGATGaccttttgatatttaaaatcacTATATAAGCGAAAGTCATTACTGCCAATGTGTCAGTTGCGATCAAGATACAAATCAATATGTTCTCTAAAGTGAGTATGGAATTAATTATGTACGAAGGAAAgaaaagttattgtttatttaaaatagtgtattgtgttattttttagattatatCTAACCGTTTGAGGTTTTTataatgtcaaaattatttGCAGATTTTTGCTTTGAGCGCTGTGTTGGCGGTGGCTGCAGCAGGTCTCTTGCCAGAACCTCACTATTCATCAGCAGCTGCTGTTTCGTCACAAAGCATTGTCCGTCATGAGCAGAATCATGCCATCGCTGCTGCCCCAATTGCATACCATGCAGCACCTGTAGCCTACCACGCTGCACCAGTAGCATATCACACGACACCTGTAGCATATCAAGCTTCCCCAGTACACTACTCTTCTGCCGCCGCCGTATCATCACAAAGCATTCAGCGTCATGACCAACATAATGGTGCTGTTGCTCAATCACCAAGTGTACATTACGCTGCTGCACCTGTAGCCCACTACGCTGCTGCACCTGTAGCCCACTACGCTGCTGCACCTGTGGCTCACTACGCTGCTGCACCTGTAGCTCACTACGCTGCTGCTCCTGTTGCTCACTACGCTGCCCCCGCACACAGAATCGTATCTGCCCATGAGGAGGAATACGCTCACCCCAAATACGACTTCTCATACTCCGTAGCCGACGGTCACACCGGCGACAATAAGTCTCAGCACGAGAGCCGCGACGGTGACGCTGTGCACGGCGAGTACTCTCTGCTCGAAGCTGACGGCTCAGTGCGCACAGTCCAATACACCGCCGATGCACACAACGGTTTCAACGCTGTGGTCAGCAACTCTGCCCCCACCAAACACGCTGCACCCGCTCAAGGACATATTCTAGCCcatcactaatattatataattatcgaggatcaatagttatttatttattgtggaaacttattgaataaaaagtaaataagatgttttgtttttcttttcctTTATCTAATTCGTGTGATTGAAATAAGTCTACATCACGAAAGCACGTAAACCAAGTTttagtatttctatttaaatatcaaaacgaAACTATTTGTAAATTATCGCACTAGTTCGTGATATAATAGAAAGGTATTTTgggttaatttaataattttaaaatattttgacatttacaaacaaaagttaacaattacttTATCACGAACATTTTTGAAAaggctaaaaatatttttaaggagcagttgtaattacttaattatataggTAATAATTTTCTGGTAGATTCATATTACTACTaagaagtataaaataaaagtgtataaaaatattaaatttaaatattataaaaatatatttatatatttctgtcATTTTTACTTGTATATCTGCATATAGTTTGTAAATGGGGTTTGCTCCAACACCAGTTAAAACAGCTGTCTGTACAGATAAGGTCTCTTCTTAATGTGACGTACTGACAAATTAATTCGAAGCCGAAGGAAAACCTCTGGCAAACAAAATCTGGGTCAATGAAGAagtcgtata
This window encodes:
- the LOC126768688 gene encoding cuticle protein-like — translated: MFSKILALSAVLAVAAAGLLPQAQHSSAAAVSSQSIVRHDENHAAAPVAHYAAAPVAHYAAAPVAHYAATPVAHYAAPAHRLVSAHEEEYAHPKYDFSYSVADGHTGDNKSQHESRDGDAVHGEYSLLEADGSVRTVHYTADAHNGFNAVVSNSAPSRHAAPAQGHILQSHYSSAAAVSSQNILHHDQHSVAAAPIAYHATPVAYQASPVHYSSAAAVSSQSIQRHDQPFAAVSHYAATPVAHYATAPVAHYAPAPVAHYAAPAHTLVSAHEEEYAHPNYDFSYSVADGHTGDNKSQHESRDGDAVHGEYSLLEADGSVRTVQYTADAHNGFNAVVSNSIPAKHATLAPAHILAHH
- the LOC126768727 gene encoding cuticle protein 19-like; amino-acid sequence: MFSKIFALSAVLAVAAAGLLPEPHYSSAAAVSSQSIVRHEQNHAIAAAPIAYHAAPVAYHAAPVAYHTTPVASVAHYAAAPVAHYAAAPVAHYAAAPVAHYAAAPVAHYAAPAHRIVSAHEEEYAHPKYDFSYSVADGHTGDNKSQHESRDGDAVHGEYSLLEADGSVRTVQYTADAHNGFNAVVSNSAPTKHAAPAQGHILAHH